Proteins co-encoded in one Flavobacterium fluviale genomic window:
- a CDS encoding type IV pilin protein, producing MYVKAYSLTEILIVLCIIGILLLMVLPNQTSVIGQAKAIEAQAMLNQVYGLEKSYFYRHSKYSGNLEEIGFEQEKTVDEGGQAVYKIEIIDATNDSFLARATATSDLDGDGSFNTWEIDSKKILTEVTKE from the coding sequence ATGTACGTTAAAGCCTATTCATTAACGGAAATTTTAATTGTACTATGCATCATTGGTATATTATTATTGATGGTTTTGCCAAATCAGACTTCAGTGATCGGACAGGCAAAAGCTATTGAAGCTCAAGCGATGCTAAATCAAGTATATGGTTTAGAAAAAAGTTACTTCTACAGACATTCAAAATACTCTGGAAATCTTGAAGAAATTGGTTTTGAACAGGAAAAAACAGTAGACGAAGGCGGACAGGCTGTTTACAAAATTGAAATTATCGATGCTACAAATGATTCATTCCTGGCAAGAGCAACTGCAACTTCTGATTTAGATGGCGATGGCAGTTTTAATACTTGGGAAATTGACAGCAAAAAAATATTAACCGAAGTAACAAAAGAATAA
- a CDS encoding type II secretion system F family protein has product MSFDLSTYKTSKAEEKDFRIETGSLQFSKKLSDKKKEIFYRELGMLLRSGVDFKKALEILSNQSDNKFEKELIIGIKEKVIEGKSIYESMRETDQFSAYEYYSIQIGEETRKLEEVLGELQKYFNRKIQMKRQIVSVMTYPTIVMLVTILVLYFMLNKVVPMFSSVFKQFGSELPKSTQIILKISNHSGTIFSFVIAFIVGLTIVHFLLKTKDSYRAFTTGMLLKIPYFGNLIRKIYISRFCQAMNLLITSKTTLINSLTLTGKMISFYPIEMAIHQIKEDITRGASLNESLKKHTVFENKMVSMVEVAEQVNQLETMFERLTEQYNEEISHQTKMIGVILEPMIIIVIGAIVGVIMVSMYAPMFDLSKIINK; this is encoded by the coding sequence ATGAGTTTCGATTTATCGACATATAAAACTTCTAAAGCTGAGGAAAAAGATTTCAGGATAGAAACTGGTTCTTTACAGTTTTCTAAAAAGCTCTCTGATAAGAAAAAAGAAATTTTCTACAGAGAACTGGGCATGCTTTTGAGATCGGGTGTTGATTTTAAAAAAGCTTTAGAAATTCTAAGTAATCAGTCTGACAATAAATTTGAAAAAGAGCTCATAATTGGAATTAAAGAAAAAGTAATTGAAGGAAAAAGCATTTATGAATCGATGCGTGAAACTGATCAATTTTCTGCTTACGAATATTATAGCATTCAAATTGGAGAAGAAACCCGCAAACTGGAAGAAGTTTTAGGTGAATTACAAAAATATTTTAACCGAAAAATTCAAATGAAAAGACAAATTGTTTCGGTTATGACTTACCCGACAATTGTTATGCTGGTTACTATTTTGGTTCTGTATTTTATGCTAAATAAAGTAGTTCCAATGTTTAGTTCTGTCTTCAAACAATTTGGAAGCGAACTGCCAAAAAGCACCCAGATTATTTTAAAAATATCAAATCATTCAGGAACGATATTTTCTTTTGTAATTGCTTTTATTGTTGGGTTGACAATAGTTCATTTTTTATTAAAAACTAAAGATAGTTATAGAGCGTTTACTACTGGAATGCTTTTAAAGATTCCTTACTTTGGAAATTTAATTCGAAAAATATACATATCGCGTTTTTGCCAGGCAATGAATTTATTGATTACGTCGAAAACCACTTTAATTAATTCTTTAACCCTTACTGGTAAAATGATCAGCTTCTACCCTATTGAAATGGCAATCCATCAGATTAAAGAAGATATTACCCGAGGGGCTTCTTTAAACGAAAGTTTAAAAAAGCATACTGTTTTTGAAAACAAAATGGTTTCAATGGTCGAAGTTGCAGAACAAGTCAATCAGCTAGAGACTATGTTTGAACGGCTTACCGAACAATATAATGAAGAAATCAGCCATCAGACAAAAATGATTGGAGTAATACTTGAACCCATGATTATAATAGTAATCGGTGCCATTGTTGGCGTCATCATGGTCTCGATGTATGCCCCAATGTTCGATTTAAGTAAAATAATAAACAAATAA
- a CDS encoding PulJ/GspJ family protein: MFRFQNKYHSVAAFSIIEAIVGMAVTAIIMGILFVIFSIVSGRMLDFKNQNQLVNDLNRLTYSLNKDIFEKEKMKASENEIYFNGYAGERVTYQFFDDYILRNSETFVDTFQIKLKTMVLDTVKSKSEQFVFQKIKLNIASNEKELDLRFYKRVYPNELLQKIKN, translated from the coding sequence ATGTTCAGATTCCAAAATAAATACCATTCGGTGGCTGCTTTTTCTATAATAGAAGCAATTGTAGGCATGGCTGTGACGGCTATTATTATGGGTATTTTGTTTGTTATTTTTTCTATTGTAAGCGGTAGGATGCTGGATTTTAAAAACCAAAATCAGCTGGTAAACGACCTGAACCGATTAACATACAGTTTGAACAAAGATATTTTTGAAAAAGAAAAAATGAAGGCTTCGGAAAATGAAATTTATTTTAATGGATATGCTGGTGAAAGAGTCACTTATCAGTTTTTTGATGATTACATTTTAAGAAACAGCGAAACGTTTGTTGATACTTTTCAGATCAAATTAAAAACAATGGTTTTGGATACGGTAAAAAGTAAATCGGAACAATTTGTTTTTCAAAAGATTAAACTAAATATCGCATCAAACGAGAAAGAACTGGATTTACGATTTTATAAAAGAGTATATCCAAATGAACTATTACAAAAAATTAAAAACTAA
- a CDS encoding toxin-antitoxin system YwqK family antitoxin, with protein MKTLTIPRYTLIIFTLTLLSFGDPYMIKRISDKDFRYEFYTTDKKINPKTAKTYFWFKGGLIHEAQGGIAGELLNDKFTKMYHSNQLAEQGQFKNGLRVGEWKTWHKNGILESILHYSNGLRAGKFFRYDEIGNLVENGKYSSNLKTGKWTNAETQEVITYRKGVIVKKKEVFTKSEKYRLKQENIKAENTKESQKELEATSDALKLKSYKAKAKEEKTQAKEKAKKDRELVAADKKAKREADKEARKAAKEKAKNEPKKDSKIERFLKNIFKKKDKAKK; from the coding sequence TTGAAAACATTAACAATACCACGTTATACTCTTATTATTTTTACTCTTACCCTACTCTCTTTTGGCGATCCTTATATGATCAAAAGGATTTCTGATAAAGATTTTAGATATGAGTTTTACACTACAGATAAAAAGATTAATCCTAAAACAGCTAAAACTTATTTCTGGTTTAAGGGCGGACTTATTCATGAAGCCCAAGGCGGAATTGCCGGTGAATTATTAAATGATAAGTTTACCAAAATGTACCATAGCAATCAGCTGGCAGAGCAAGGCCAGTTTAAAAACGGACTTCGTGTTGGCGAATGGAAAACTTGGCATAAAAACGGAATTCTTGAATCAATTCTTCACTATAGTAATGGTCTGCGTGCAGGTAAGTTTTTTAGATATGACGAAATCGGTAATCTGGTTGAAAACGGCAAATACTCTTCAAACTTAAAAACTGGTAAATGGACAAATGCAGAAACACAAGAAGTTATTACCTATAGAAAAGGCGTAATTGTTAAGAAAAAAGAAGTATTTACCAAATCGGAGAAGTATAGACTTAAACAAGAAAACATTAAAGCAGAAAATACTAAAGAATCTCAAAAAGAGCTTGAGGCTACTTCAGATGCTCTAAAATTAAAATCATACAAAGCAAAAGCAAAAGAAGAGAAAACACAAGCTAAGGAAAAAGCTAAAAAAGATAGAGAATTAGTTGCTGCTGATAAAAAAGCCAAAAGAGAAGCAGATAAAGAAGCCAGAAAAGCTGCAAAAGAAAAAGCTAAAAATGAACCTAAGAAAGATTCAAAAATAGAGAGATTTTTAAAAAATATTTTCAAAAAGAAAGATAAAGCCAAAAAATAA
- a CDS encoding OmpH family outer membrane protein has product MPQHKFTIQRVINVVLICALIILLFFQFFRQNTKVVYIDSAKLFEGFAMTKEMKRVGEKEFNSRKSALDSLYSFLQNPSVTAVQKEQLMEDFIRKKDEFEKFNQSYPQEQTSKIWSRIKSYTSEFSKDKKYQLVIGSDNQQMVLFADEKIDVTDELLTYLNKKYEGI; this is encoded by the coding sequence ATGCCCCAACATAAATTCACCATTCAGCGTGTAATTAATGTAGTGTTAATATGCGCACTAATTATTTTACTATTTTTTCAATTTTTTCGTCAAAACACGAAAGTCGTGTATATTGACTCAGCAAAACTATTTGAAGGTTTTGCGATGACTAAAGAAATGAAAAGAGTAGGAGAAAAAGAATTCAATTCTCGCAAATCAGCGCTAGATTCACTTTATTCTTTCTTACAAAATCCGTCAGTTACTGCTGTTCAAAAAGAACAGTTAATGGAGGATTTTATTAGAAAAAAAGATGAGTTTGAAAAGTTCAATCAGAGCTATCCACAAGAGCAAACTTCAAAAATCTGGTCGCGAATTAAAAGTTACACTTCAGAATTTTCAAAAGACAAAAAATATCAGCTTGTAATAGGTTCAGATAACCAACAGATGGTTCTTTTTGCCGATGAAAAAATTGATGTTACAGATGAACTTCTTACTTATTTAAATAAAAAGTATGAAGGGATATAG
- a CDS encoding beta strand repeat-containing protein yields the protein MKLFQSYIYVVLSLFTVTILFSQNNSKSTSVNNGKRNPIGAIIGGNNTICAGSKTQFTIANHPTHSGHTGKWSVSNKLVAAVNSDGVVTALQPGVFVLKYDSDDSNCKGDSHRTVVVKLIPKASVIGPTSICINGTTKVFPLLAGTWTSSNPAVATVNNLGIVKGISSGSATFTFTSLNGCPSEPTVPVTVSSGSNAEIVGSSSICINETTTLSPSTGGTWTSSNKGVATVTNSGVVKGISAGTATFTFTKTGGCASLPSQAVKVNANTAVRITGANVICVKGTTTLSPTSGGTWSSSNSSVATVSNAGIVTGIAAGKATFVFTKTDGCTSLPTSSITINTCPQAIITGPDNICVNGTTTLSPTTGGTWTSSNRAVATVTNAGIVKGISTGTVTFTYTKTGSCSSVPTPVLTVGNSTPARITGTNSICINGTTTLSPTTGGTWSSSNTSVATVSNDGIVTGIRAGRATFIFTKTGGCTSPATSAVTVNDCPVAAITGPSSICINGTTTLSPTTGGTWTSSNKTIATVTNSGVVKGISAGTAKFTFTKTGSCNSLATPAVTVTTAPKANITGSNSICVNATTTLSPTSGGTWSSSNPAVATVNNNGIVTGISAGTATFTFTVTGGGCVSAPTSAITINANPIVSAITGGSSIISIGSATQFYNNTSGGVWSIANGTGSAIITASGLVTGTGIGTVKINYTAENGYCKGMVSREITIKAATVLPAITGPDTISISKPSTAFQNETAGGVWSIKNGSGAATITQGGIVQGTQAGTVEVVYTFVDSYGVTVTASKEITIKTATVLPAITGPDTISISKPSTAFQNETAGGVWSIKNGSGAATITQGGIVQGTQAGTVEVVYTFVDSYGLTVTASKEITIKAATVLPSITGPDTISISKPSTAFQNETAGGVWSIKNGSGAATITQGGIVQGTHAGTVEVVYTFVDSYGVTVTASKEITIKAATVLPSITGPDTISISKPSTAFQNETAGGVWSIKNGSGAATITPGGIVQGTHAGTVEVVYTFVDSYGVTVTTSKEITIKAATVLPAITGPDTISISKPSTAFQNETAGGVWSIKNGSGAATITQGGIVQGTHAGTVEVVYTFVDSYGVTVTASKEITIKAATVLPAITGPDTISVSKPSTAFQNETAGGVWSITNGTGAATITSEGVVEGTQAGTVEVVYTFVDAYGVTVTTSKEITIKAATVLPAITGPDTISVSQKSLPFLNETAGGVWSIKNGSGIATITNEGVVEGILAGTVKVVYTFVDAYGVTVTTTKEIEIVSYTPLQGKIIASIEKPTTLDTISFSFETLTTTFTARKTSSQLAVSEKSTASSTLVNNLTYKWIFHELDNVTLKDTITDPIALQRFPIPGNYRLILIIKDQNGIESTFYRDVIVTQTCDPIIGKIIILN from the coding sequence ATGAAATTATTTCAATCTTACATCTATGTTGTTTTGAGTTTATTTACAGTAACAATTTTGTTTTCTCAAAATAACTCAAAATCAACTTCTGTTAATAATGGAAAAAGAAATCCAATTGGAGCTATTATTGGAGGAAATAATACGATCTGTGCTGGCTCTAAGACACAATTTACTATTGCCAATCATCCAACTCATTCGGGACACACCGGTAAATGGTCAGTTTCTAATAAATTAGTTGCTGCTGTAAATAGTGATGGGGTCGTTACGGCATTGCAGCCTGGTGTATTTGTCCTAAAATATGATTCTGATGATTCAAATTGCAAAGGTGATAGCCATAGGACGGTGGTTGTAAAATTGATTCCTAAAGCAAGTGTTATAGGACCAACTTCTATTTGTATAAATGGAACAACAAAGGTATTTCCTCTTTTGGCAGGAACTTGGACAAGCAGTAATCCTGCTGTTGCTACAGTAAACAATTTGGGAATCGTAAAAGGTATTTCTTCTGGTTCTGCAACGTTTACTTTTACATCTTTAAATGGTTGTCCATCGGAGCCGACAGTTCCAGTAACTGTTAGTTCTGGCTCGAATGCAGAGATTGTAGGATCAAGTTCTATCTGTATCAATGAAACAACGACATTGTCACCTTCTACAGGAGGAACATGGACAAGTAGTAATAAAGGAGTTGCAACAGTAACAAATTCAGGTGTCGTAAAAGGGATTTCTGCTGGTACAGCAACATTTACTTTTACAAAAACTGGAGGTTGTGCATCTTTACCAAGTCAAGCGGTAAAAGTAAATGCAAATACTGCAGTACGTATAACAGGCGCAAATGTTATTTGTGTAAAAGGAACAACAACATTATCTCCAACTTCTGGAGGAACATGGTCAAGCAGTAATTCTAGTGTAGCAACTGTAAGTAATGCAGGAATTGTTACAGGAATAGCTGCAGGAAAAGCAACATTCGTTTTCACAAAAACTGATGGATGTACTTCTTTACCAACCTCTTCAATAACAATCAATACTTGTCCTCAAGCAATTATTACAGGACCAGATAATATATGTGTGAATGGAACCACAACTTTGTCACCCACTACAGGCGGAACGTGGACTAGTAGTAATAGAGCGGTCGCAACTGTAACTAATGCAGGTATTGTAAAAGGGATTTCGACTGGTACGGTAACTTTTACTTATACAAAAACAGGAAGTTGTTCATCTGTACCAACTCCAGTGTTGACAGTAGGCAATAGTACGCCAGCTCGTATTACAGGGACGAATTCAATTTGTATAAATGGCACTACAACTTTATCACCAACAACAGGTGGAACGTGGAGCAGCAGTAATACATCTGTTGCCACAGTGAGTAACGATGGTATTGTTACAGGTATTCGTGCAGGTAGAGCGACCTTTATTTTTACAAAAACTGGAGGTTGTACTTCGCCAGCAACTTCTGCTGTAACAGTAAATGATTGCCCAGTGGCGGCTATTACAGGCCCTAGTTCGATTTGTATAAATGGAACAACAACATTATCACCAACTACAGGCGGAACTTGGACGAGTAGCAATAAAACAATTGCAACAGTTACTAATTCAGGTGTAGTAAAAGGTATTTCTGCAGGAACTGCAAAGTTTACTTTTACCAAAACAGGAAGCTGTAATTCGTTGGCAACTCCAGCAGTTACAGTTACAACAGCACCAAAGGCTAATATAACAGGTTCTAATTCTATTTGTGTAAATGCAACAACTACATTGTCTCCAACAAGTGGAGGAACATGGTCTAGTAGTAATCCTGCAGTAGCAACAGTAAATAATAATGGAATTGTAACAGGTATTTCTGCTGGTACTGCAACTTTTACTTTTACAGTTACAGGAGGAGGGTGTGTTTCAGCGCCAACTTCTGCAATAACAATTAATGCAAATCCAATAGTAAGTGCAATAACTGGCGGATCAAGTATAATTAGTATAGGATCTGCGACTCAATTTTATAACAATACATCTGGTGGAGTTTGGTCTATTGCAAATGGAACAGGAAGTGCAATAATAACAGCTTCTGGACTTGTAACAGGCACTGGAATTGGAACAGTAAAAATTAATTATACAGCAGAAAATGGCTATTGTAAAGGAATGGTTTCGCGCGAAATTACTATAAAAGCAGCTACTGTTTTACCAGCTATTACAGGTCCAGATACAATTTCGATTTCAAAACCATCAACAGCGTTTCAAAATGAAACAGCTGGAGGAGTTTGGAGTATAAAAAACGGTTCAGGCGCAGCAACAATAACACAAGGCGGAATTGTACAGGGTACTCAGGCAGGAACTGTAGAAGTTGTTTACACTTTTGTTGATTCTTACGGAGTTACTGTTACGGCCAGCAAAGAAATTACTATAAAAACAGCTACTGTTTTACCAGCTATCACTGGACCTGACACAATTTCGATTTCAAAACCATCAACAGCGTTTCAAAATGAAACAGCTGGAGGAGTTTGGAGTATAAAAAACGGTTCAGGCGCAGCAACAATAACACAAGGCGGAATTGTTCAGGGTACTCAGGCAGGAACTGTAGAAGTTGTTTACACTTTTGTTGATTCTTACGGACTTACTGTTACTGCGAGCAAAGAAATTACTATAAAAGCTGCTACTGTTTTACCATCTATCACTGGTCCAGATACAATTTCAATTTCAAAACCATCAACAGCGTTTCAAAATGAAACAGCAGGGGGAGTTTGGAGTATAAAAAACGGTTCAGGCGCAGCAACAATAACGCAAGGCGGAATTGTTCAGGGAACTCATGCAGGAACTGTAGAAGTTGTTTACACTTTTGTTGATTCTTATGGAGTTACTGTTACTGCGAGCAAAGAAATTACTATAAAAGCTGCTACTGTTTTACCATCTATCACTGGTCCAGATACAATTTCAATTTCAAAACCATCAACAGCGTTTCAAAATGAAACAGCAGGGGGAGTTTGGAGTATAAAAAACGGTTCAGGCGCAGCAACAATAACTCCAGGCGGAATTGTACAGGGTACTCATGCAGGAACTGTAGAAGTTGTTTACACTTTTGTTGATTCTTACGGGGTTACTGTTACGACCAGCAAGGAAATTACTATAAAAGCAGCCACTGTTTTACCAGCTATCACAGGTCCAGATACAATTTCAATTTCAAAACCATCAACAGCGTTTCAAAATGAAACAGCAGGGGGAGTTTGGAGTATAAAAAACGGTTCAGGCGCAGCAACAATAACGCAAGGCGGAATTGTTCAGGGAACTCATGCAGGAACTGTAGAAGTTGTTTACACTTTTGTTGATTCTTATGGAGTTACTGTTACTGCGAGCAAAGAAATTACTATAAAAGCTGCTACTGTTTTGCCAGCTATTACTGGTCCAGATACAATTTCAGTTTCAAAACCATCAACAGCGTTCCAGAATGAAACAGCAGGAGGAGTTTGGAGTATAACAAACGGTACAGGTGCAGCAACAATTACTAGTGAAGGAGTCGTAGAGGGAACTCAGGCAGGAACTGTAGAAGTTGTTTACACTTTTGTTGATGCTTACGGAGTTACTGTTACGACCAGCAAAGAAATTACGATAAAAGCAGCCACTGTTTTGCCAGCTATCACGGGACCTGATACAATTTCAGTTTCACAAAAATCATTGCCGTTCCTAAATGAAACAGCAGGAGGAGTTTGGAGTATAAAAAACGGTTCAGGTATTGCAACAATTACTAATGAAGGAGTAGTAGAAGGTATTCTGGCAGGAACTGTAAAAGTTGTTTACACTTTTGTAGATGCTTATGGTGTTACGGTTACGACCACTAAAGAAATTGAAATTGTAAGCTATACACCACTACAAGGTAAAATTATTGCCTCAATAGAAAAACCGACTACATTAGATACGATCAGTTTTTCATTTGAAACATTAACAACAACTTTTACAGCAAGAAAGACATCTTCTCAATTGGCTGTTTCTGAGAAAAGCACTGCGTCATCAACATTGGTAAATAATCTAACATATAAGTGGATTTTCCACGAACTGGATAATGTCACATTAAAGGATACCATCACAGATCCTATTGCATTGCAAAGATTTCCGATTCCAGGTAACTACCGTTTAATTCTTATAATTAAAGATCAAAATGGTATTGAAAGTACATTTTACAGAGATGTGATTGTAACCCAAACTTGTGATCCAATTATTGGTAAAATAATTATTTTGAATTAA